One window from the genome of Leishmania panamensis strain MHOM/PA/94/PSC-1 chromosome 13 sequence encodes:
- a CDS encoding hypothetical protein (TriTrypDB/GeneDB-style sysID: LpmP.13.0740): MEEAHALEEQEPNGDGSMNTEEDGARSTVTPQVPAEAPELPHAIARLETVEDMKEQEDAATMQDSASPAEALDGVEEEHAADPDVDDNATVPEEGEQDGSASADNAVAEADAAVTRSPIVAEHDADGAVVSASEDGVQGNTSVDNASDVAQVGGVGNNKSESEEVRSDLGVEEEPAAAVSAAADAPPQDTNAGAVADAPPAAKPPQALKGGTPLPEATAELPTPSPLPPPPRDLPRWQSRQQAPQPQLQQQQRPAAVLHHGATPSASSMSPYATITGVDGVYDLPEAERISVAAASLTPNTVLAVFRRGGENSHVNRMEIGSYSRYLLSTDHMSPLVFEATFHGHQPTVGVVPRSTLKDFGSGNVTNDYADDGIAARAASASSAHRTYQSPRSTFSAARQTMSDTFADIAASSTTLRRENDMLDDANLSALSVLRRQRRRDPRHGKSVDEQRNYVYYNHRSKGFFVPHDPAPDTVMLQYNHLYSFGDGTRFAPVGSPLNGKNGAAATTAHRRNPHAAPPRTFAETRGRAFPFTASQRQYASYNGTVYGGTAQPRSRITKLVRAMSSSSSQANQRQRAETQKGSSSLRTAKAVDLERLYCTQLPRPRTIEEVMADQPQRYLCGAEGVRGALVQDIERDIEDGKLQWEEVPPAMQKAMTSATTAVTAVAQRRQLGSSVSLPASSTLSASGRRPRCAESLAMAPNALKSVMGQMRATPATTAASGGAAAKIMTTAPPSPAAEAARVTSSACMTGSAASTSRRMPIGSMAAVAALPAISRLNYTPRPTQRSNPSAFV, translated from the coding sequence ATGGAGGAGGCCCACGCGCTGGAAGAACAGGAGCCGAATGGTGACGGCAGCATGAACACCGAAGAGGATGGCGCACGCTCGACGGTGACGCCACAAGTGCCGGCAGAGGCGCCTGAATTGCCGCATGCCATTGCACGACTGGAAACCGTGGAAGACATGAAAGAGCAAGAAGATGCGGCAACAATGCAAGACAGTGCGTCGCCGGCAGAGGCACTCGATGGGGTAGAGGAGGAACACGCCGCCGATCCCGATGTAGATGACAATGCCACGGtgccggaggagggggagcaggACGGCAGCGCTTCCGCGGACAATGCTGTTGCCGAAGCAGACGCGGCAGTAACGCGTTCGCCCATCGTCGCAGAGCATGATGCggacggcgctgtggtgtcGGCTAGCGAGGACGGTGTCCAGGGGAATACCAGCGTTGACAACGCCTCCGACGTAGCGCAGGTCGGCGGTGTTGGCAACAACAAAAGTGAGAGTGAGGAGGTCCGATCAGACCTCGGCGTGGAGGAAGAACCGGCTGCAGCCGTATCAGCGGCAGCCGATGCTCCTCCTCAGGACACTAACGCTGGGGCAGTAGCAGacgcgcctcctgcagcgaaGCCGCCCCAGGCGCTAAAAGGCGGTACTCCCTTGCCAGAGGCAACTGCAGAGCTGCCtacgccgtcgccgctgcctccgccaccacggGATCTGCCTAGGTGGCAATCACGGCAGCAAGCCCCTCAGCCacagctgcaacagcagcagcggcctgcTGCCGTGTTGCATCACGGGGCTACACCATCCGCCTCGTCCATGTCTCCCTACGCAACCATCACCGGCGTAGATGGTGTATACGACTTGCCTGAAGCGGAGCGCATCTCCgtggccgccgcgtcgctgacCCCCAACACCGTCCTTGCCGTCttccgccgcggtggcgagaACAGCCACGTCAACCGGATGGAGATCGGCTCCTACTCGCGCTACCTGCTCTCGACCGATCACATGTCACCCCTCGTGTTTGAGGCCACCTTCCACGGCCACCAGCCCACCGTAGGCGTAGTGCCACGCAGCACCCTCAAGGACtttggcagcggcaacgtaACGAACGACTACGCCGACGACGGTATCGCGGCCAGGGCGGCGTCTGCTTCCTCGGCTCACCGCACCTACCAATCACCGCGATCCACCTTCTCGGCGGCACGCCAAACGATGTCGGATACTTTCGCCGATatcgccgccagcagcaccaccttgCGCCGCGAAAACGACATGCTGGACGATGCGAACCTGTCAGCGCTCAGTGTGTTGcgtcgacagcgccgccgagaTCCGCGACATGGCAAGTCGGTAGATGAACAGCGCAACTACGTCTACTACAACCACCGCAGCAAGGGCTTCTTCGTCCCGCACGACCCAGCGCCCGACACAGTGATGCTCCAGTACAACCACCTCTACAGCTTTGGCGACGGCACGCGCTTCGCTCCAGTGGGGTCGCCTCTGAACGGGAAgaacggcgcagcggcaacgacggcgcACCGGCGTAACCCACACGCGGCCCCGCCTCGCACGTTCGCGGAGACTCGTGGAAGAGCCTTTCCCTTCACCGCCTCTCAGCGACAGTACGCCTCGTACAACGGCACTGTCTACGGTGGCAcggcgcagccgcgcagcCGCATAACCAAGCTAGTTAGGGCGATGTCAAGCTCCTCGAGTCAGGCCaaccagcggcagcgcgcggaGACTCAGAAGGGATCCAGCTCACTGCGCACAGCGAAGGCGGTGGACCTGGAACGACTGTACTGCACGCAGCTCCCTCGCCCACGCACGATTGAGGAGGTCATGGCGGATCAGCCACAGCGGTACCTCTGTGGTGCTGAGGGAGTCCGCGGAGCGTTGGTGCAGGACATCGAGCGAGACATCGAGGACGGCAAGCTTCAGTGGGAAGAGGTGCCACCAGCCATGCAGAAGGCGATGACCTccgcgacgacggcagtCACGGCGGTAGCACAGCGTCGGCAGCTCGGGTCCTCGGTAAGTCTGCCGGCGTCGTCaaccctctccgcctctggGCGACGGCCGCGTTGTGCCGAGTCGCTTGCCATGGCACCGAATGCACTGAAGAGTGTAATGGGTCAGATGCGTGCAAcgcccgccaccaccgccgcgtcgggcggtgcagcagcgaagatCATGACCACcgcgccgccctcccccgccgccgaggcggcgAGAGTGACGAGCTCTGCGTGCATGACAGGCTCGGCAGCGAGCACGTCGCGGCGGATGCCGATCGGCTCCATGGCCGCTGTGGCGGCTCTCCCTGCCATCTCACGCCTTAACTACACACCTCGGCCAACGCAGCGATCCAACCCAAGCGCCTTCGTTTGA
- a CDS encoding hypothetical protein (TriTrypDB/GeneDB-style sysID: LpmP.13.0750), producing MAQLPGDEAITGNSSPNATWGAAPRETIAIAFTHSQYATPCHDHTVPGSTPGHRLRHLGRRHQPPDILYNHLNHALVAHSGGITVTKSGGGHDYYHCTEPWEGNADHPTPPGGNHILHTKNGGKRHFDEPTGFFSEKPWQPSKRVIVPPQGYDQSHTAHRRGRGVYNTTDGWIHPDAEEAAVRQHARGGKAQVPRPPDHTLEELSMWIRTERGSGGGGAAGSPSEAHEAASVAITTAASGGKGKRHLLPHYTTSTPVISSVAPLTGPPPPKALADYNDSQMLPAISQGVELQRCTAAEATDLAQYHREKRVQRMWQTMRAAVAESDTRSADIQAVRELPNW from the coding sequence atggcgcagctgccgggTGACGAGGCGATAACTGGCAACAGCTCTCCGAATGCAACCTGGGGTGCCGCACCACGTGAAACCATCGCCATCGCGTTCACCCACTCGCAGTACGCAACCCCGTGCCATGATCACACGGTCCCCGGCAGTACGCCAGGTCACCGCCTGCGTCACCTGGGCAGGCGACATCAGCCACCCGACATCCTGTACAACCACCTGAACCACGCACTGGTagcgcacagcggcggcatcacAGTGACGAAGAGTGGCGGTGGTCACGACTACTACCACTGCACTGAGCCCTGGGAAGGAAATGCCGATCACCCGACACCGCCAGGCGGCAATCATATACTGCACACCAAGAACGGCGGCAAGCGTCACTTTGACGAGCCCACTGGCTTCTTCAGCGAGAAGCCGTGGCAGCCGTCGAAGCGGGTCATAGTGCCGCCGCAGGGGTACGACCAGTCCCACACTGCACACCGGCGCGGGCGCGGTGTGTACAACACCACCGATGGCTGGATCCACCCAGatgctgaggaggcggcggtgcggcagcacgcgcgcGGTGGCAAGGCGCAGGTGCCTAGGCCACCCGATCACACGTTGGAGGAGCTGAGCATGTGGATCAGAACGGAAAGaggtagcggcggcggtggtgctgctgggtcGCCTTCTGAAGCGCACGAGGCGGCTTCCGTAGCGAtcacgacggcagcgagcgGTGGCAAAGGGAAGAGGCACCTACTGCCCCACTACACGACAAGCACGCCCGTCATTTCATCTGTAGCACCGCTCACAggcccacccccacccaaaGCTCTGGCTGACTACAACGACAGCCAGATGTTGCCCGCCATTAGTCAAGGagtagagctgcagcgctgcaccgcggcggaggcaacTGACTTAGCGCAGTATCACCGCGAAAAGCGCGTGCAGCGCATGTGGCAGACAATGCGGGCTGCCGTCGCCGAGTCGGATACGCGATCAGCAGACATCCAAGCGGTGCGAGAGTTACCGAACTGGTAA
- a CDS encoding hypothetical protein (TriTrypDB/GeneDB-style sysID: LpmP.13.0720), protein MSRVLAKGDGGEHHHHSTGEWVYVNNMNTLHATVSLPERMPYSLCERNMEAPGSSTTGYVGSRVGSTNTPHGKLQQSPQTQRAFADSQSTAEQQRGAIPLTASGEPVHANLQGVYNRIMRQLQRQMNYAELSRASLADQYGIDLQLACEQDHQDLKAAEVGRQRGTKHRSRTSSLRQPTSTATSPIKPVPDDSETDTASRPTSCLFTGYHVSPATIKVPEYAAPRPRGDIPTTACAGGGNGSRIASRLIQFKQTDTRSRASDTAGGIVVPAATNVSDVPGSGEPAAGTEGDDELVRDIEAQPCPLPLRLVIQNVLGTLQKKLSLAEGGSLKDCIVFAFESRALLDRLLKEIPLYSQYSAIRGTAGVATTTAVTAAAQQDIAQVYQELRKKPVLLPRADYVEDPVTGAIRGQILGGSTLQRESARASGAIAAPAAAVSLPAIVNSSRDFNTGDAVPPGAFTGGTGALADVQLPSGYGKSSRLHDATPQGGAATAAGAGCVGRQTQRHQVLRDHMTRGSAAGCQNLPSVSEATAAQSSVPVTMEAAGSYSIFVGASAAPPSSAFAAAHRATRLVSVGTVTEANNLTTVSKADYAALHERMEMLEAQLADAQMHRTALTDQLCEEAQYTDQKRRVLQYLRETLVRECAMLRSQLRLASSRVQLLQQHSQHQPLRGAGAFSAANEAHIEVPNTSVTVGGSTHMHKQLGASTALPMALSMSGDWHGSQHRSHSQWPSAQQLNMSGTIGSGYGGISGSGRRRLLAKQRHRNGSSVSPGASLSAIPPAVGSPAAGISAVVVSSCGVAGTVADGQQPNDLEAVQSLLDLVLLAVEEDAVIPSHALQMLRSGHADADLVKSRFRKDAKQQIDALRSEHDERQHALKKSMAMRTAEHKYLIAEQKHEVERLRALTDTTRVHAILQQHISDLRTELHKLRMYVAEQLHFFKTIMQNTAQSLLRRSALVDKTLSENVNLTTLINATREVIESAAALLTPMLTNEYRCGYHPWPLKLRNTTDPLAHVIQLRYGPSEVIHLRDSLSIFGQLYGALHRYILRQIVLPDYTRPSAGRPLQYLCAALALNPMSHTEVIFAARHAYDAEMQLCKRLARLNFRLMWNAHMQRVYTNRSVTALMEAGLNPHLSALPVAGRVNNLAKELAALLQARVAMQRERAENAKGTYRLWKEKEIDIMEGYPTPQTQRNRLALLSDGASGCSNTVVVGIGGNVLDGMMQGQRNTGSLGNFSKTFGQASMARSEGPRAATM, encoded by the coding sequence ATGTCTCGCGTCTTAGCCaaaggcgatggcggcgagcaccaccaccacagcaccggAGAGTGGGTCTATGTGAACAACATGAACACCCTGCACGCAACTGTCTCGCTGCCGGAGCGGATGCCGTACAGCCTGTGCGAGCGGAACATGGAAGCCCCTGGCTCGTCGACCACCGGCTACGTCGGCTCTCGCGTTGGGTCTACCAATACTCCTCACGgcaagctgcagcagagcccACAGACACAGCGCGCCTTCGCGGATAGCCAAAGCACGGCAGAGCAACAGCGCGGCGCCATACCCCTCACGGCCAGCGGTGAACCAGTGCACGCGAACCTGCAAGGTGTGTACAACCGCATcatgcggcagctgcagcgccagatGAATTACGCTGAGCTGTCCCGCGCCTCCCTGGCGGACCAGTATGGCATAgacctgcagctggcgtgTGAACAGGATCACCAGGATCTgaaggcagcagaggtggggcggcagcggggcacGAAGCACCGCtcccgcacctcctcgctccgCCAGCCaacctccaccgccacctctccCATTAAGCCAGTCCCCGACGATAGCGAAACGGACACCGCCAGTCGGCCGACCTCCTGCCTCTTTACGGGCTATCATGTGAGCCCGGCAACCATCAAGGTACCTGAGTACGCCGCTCCGAGGCCACGGGGCGACATCCCCACTACGGCATGCGCCGGTGGCGGTAATGGTAGTAGAATCGCTTCGCGGCTGATTCAGTTTAAGCAGACAGACACCCGCTCGCGCGCCTCCGACACCGCGGGTGGCATTGTTgtaccagcagcgacaaACGTGAGCGACGTGCCGGGCTCTGGAGAACCTGCGGCAGGGACTGAGGGGGACGACGAGCTGGTGCGCGACATTGAGGCACAGCCGTGTCCCCTCCCGCTGCGGCTCGTCATTCAAAATGTGCTGGGCACCCTGCAAAAGAAATTGTCGCTTGCCGAGGGAGGATCGCTGAAGGACTGCATCGTCTTCGCCTTCGAGTCTCGCGCGTTACTGGACCGGCTTCTGAAGGAGATTCCGCTCTACTCGCAGTACAGTGCGATCCGAGGCACGGCGGGGGTCGCGACAACGACGGCGGTGACAGCAGCCGCCCAGCAGGACATCGCGCAGGTGTATCAGGAGCTTCGCAAGAAGCCGGTGTTGCTTCCTCGCGCCGACTATGTGGAGGACCCTGTCACGGGCGCGATACGAGGGCAAATCTTGGGCGGAAGTACCCTACAGAGAGAGTCAGCGCGCGCCTCAGGAGCGATAGCCGCCCCGGCTGCCGCAGTGTCGCTTCCCGCTATCGTGAACTCGTCGAGGGACTTCAATACCGGCGACGCTGTGCCACCTGGTGCCTTCACAGGTGGCACCGGTGCACTTGCGGATGTGCAGCTTCCGTCTGGCTACGGCAAGTCGTCGCGGCTCCATGACGCGACGCCGCAGGGCGGggccgctactgctgccggcgctggGTGCGTCGGCCGCCAGACCCAACGTCACCAGGTGCTGCGGGATCACATGACCaggggcagcgctgctggctgtCAAAACTTGCCATCAGTCAGCGAAGCCACAGCTGCGCAGAGCTCAGTCCCGGTAACGATGGAGGCCGCTGGTAGCTACAGCATTTTTGTCGGggcatcggcggcgccgccgtcgtctgcGTTTGCGGCTGCTCACCGTGCGACACGCCTTGTAAGTGTTGGCACCGTGACCGAGGCGAACAATCTAACTACGGTGTCGAAGGCCGACTACGCGGCACTGCATGAGCGGATGGAGATGCttgaggcgcagctggccGATGCACAGATGCACCGCACCGCCCTGACCGATCAGCTGTGTGAGGAGGCGCAGTACACCGATCAAAAGAGGCGTGTGCTGCAGTACTTGCGAGAGACGCTTGTGAGGGAGTGCGCCATGCTTCGATCTCAGTTACGTCTTGCGTCAAGCCgcgttcagctgctgcaacaaCACTCGCAGCACCAGCCCCTCCGCGGGGCGGGGGCCTTTTCTGCCGCCAACGAAGCACACATCGAGGTCCCCAACACCTCCGTCACCGTCGGTGGCTctacgcacatgcacaagcAGCTCGGTGCGAGCACCGCGCTGCCCATGGCGCTATCCATGTCTGGGGACTGGCATGGTTCGCAACACCGCAGTCACTCGCAGTGGCCAtcagcacagcagctgaACATGAGCGGAACCATTGGAAGCGGTTACGGCGGCATCAGCGGTAGCGGTCGTCGGCGTTTGCTTGCAAAACAGCGGCACaggaacggcagcagcgtctctccCGGAGCGAGCCTCTCAGCCATTCCGCCGGCAGTGGGTAGCCCTGCTGCCGGTATCTCTGCTGTCGTtgtcagcagctgcggtgttGCTGGAACAGTGGCAGATGGCCAGCAGCCAAACGACCTGGAGGCGGTACAGAGTCTTCTAGACCTAGTGCTGCTTGCCGTCGAGGAGGATGCGGTGATCCCCTCGCACGCGCTGCAGATGCTCCGCAGTGGACACGCGGATGCTGACCTCGTAAAGAGCCGATTTCGAAAGgatgcgaagcagcagatTGATGCCCTGCGCAGTGAGCATgacgagcggcagcacgcgctgaagaagagcaTGGCTATGCGCACCGCTGAGCACAAGTACCTCATCGCGGAGCAGAAACacgaggtggagcggctgcgtgcgctGACAGACACGACGCGTGTGCACGCCAtcttgcagcagcacatctcCGACCTCCGCACGGAGCTGCATAAGCTACGGATGTACGTCGCAGAGCAGCTTCACTTCTTCAAGACGATCATGCAGAACACGGCGCAGAGCCTTCTCCGCCGCTCCGCCCTTGTTGACAAGACACTCAGCGAAAATGTAAACCTCACCACCCTCATAAACGCGACGCGTGAGGTGATCGAGTCGGCCGCCGCGCTGTTGACACCGATGCTCACAAACGAGTACCGCTGCGGCTATCACCCGTGGCCACTGAAGCTGCGCAACACAACCGACCCCCTTGCCCACGTCATCCAGCTTCGCTACGGACCCAGCGAGGTGATCCACCTGCGCGACTCCCTCAGCATCTTCGGCCAGCTCTACGGCGCACTGCATCGCTACATTCTGCGCCAGATTGTTTTGCCTGATTACACGCGTCCGTCGGCCGGCAGGCCCCTGCAGTACCTCTGCGCGGCACTGGCCCTGAACCCGATGAGTCACACGGAAGTCATTTTTGCCGCTCGCCACGCCTACGACGCAGAGATGCAGTTGTGCAAGCGACTCGCACGTCTGAACTTTCGGCTCATGTGGAACGCGCATATGCAGCGCGTCTACACCAACCGCTCCGTCACAGCCCTCATGGAGGCTGGCTTGAACCCACATCTGTCAGCGCTGCCAGTTGCCGGTCGCGTCAACAACCTTGCGaaggagctggcggcgctgcttcagGCACGCGTGGCAATGCAGCGGGAGCGTGCCGAGAACGCGAAGGGCACGTATCGCTTatggaaagagaaggagatcGACATCATGGAGGGCTACCCGACGCCGCAGACGCAGCGCAATCGTCTGGCACTGCTGAGCGATGGTGCCTCTGGCTGCAGCAAcactgtggtggtgggcatTGGTGGCAATGTGCTGGACGGTATGATGCAAGGTCAGCGAAACACGGGCTCTTTGGGGAACTTCTCAAAGACATTTGGCCAGGCCTCCATGGCCCGCAGCGAAGGCCCCAGAGCAGCGACCATGTAA
- a CDS encoding hypothetical protein (TriTrypDB/GeneDB-style sysID: LpmP.13.0730), whose translation MVDLAEAQVPMNISDAAAMRAAAHHLGEPTHSRRRHHHCRRSSSPSKPRHSRRSSSAAAAMASASYLTEELHFDVQARETQRANERRRGQRYASSASPPGLDANQSYNCASGARFCSTATSWHSLTPDIQWIPYLLKDDSEEHHGHANGRRDESSGKGAHIGSDVRVNAQPPRAVLQGAARSAAVMIVGMRHIREALLATAVATTTVSADDTGRSSRHRSRRGRHRSSSRSRSLYARSDSVSSDASAEASLDSTPRSYHRPRRQSQEERKTREWRRRESREAHRQQFSTVVPLDGARHSSTPNSLHGLGHIKGGELPSTSFASTALPSRSQRRSSGVGGSRLATTAAATETAASDGAWVYPAPPPSERVHIYPCAGERGHDSEYLVGNGGSATVELGAAVSPLRYHQYSAATTDASTTATSFHVHRKLEWRTTETTTPVQVNIRVIPADRPAESKDALNRLKNESTSPTSLAQLVAQRTASPRTHSRLPPSYSPCSAAVATARSASQVHETPLTHEEAEARLHIVMAHSCQLVRILCDHYERLRELEWESKQHLLATTIRAAAGEDGAMPVAAAAPVTAASIMTSATVPNNTAGPVNSPSPTQSSPSLSASTVSAHTEMSSEVAMSPSAQIPSTPTTAGAAEILDTYAPSSPSLRQQPEWEKRSTRSSRTSPAPSSAAASYASQFPARPLSAHHVSPAALDDGSAAGALTTSPAAAAAPKVPASTGAPAPRLPAHESQLLSPPPVRSWASSYQQRIAATVVEEYAECTPPMARQAYSRHSHGTTCPLLSPSEESAEEVAEESATSDFGYKIAAVSTCRKHSTHYSTDSSSSSSTATYLVAENVELRASSGTATITTVSTVTANDPLF comes from the coding sequence ATGGTAGACCTCGCCGAAGCGCAGGTACCGATGAACAtcagcgacgctgcagcaatGAGGGCCGCAGCACATCACCTAGGCGAACCCACTCACAGCcgtcgccgtcaccaccactgtcgtCGGTCATCTTCGCCCTCGAAACCGCGGCACAGTCggcgctccagctccgcagcggcagcgatggcgtcgGCATCGTACCTTACGGAAGAACTCCACTTTGACGTGCAGGCCCGCGAAACGCAGCGTGCAAACGAGCGCCGTCGTGGGCAGAGGTACGCGTCGTCGGCATCCCCGCCGGGTCTCGACGCGAACCAGTCGTACAactgcgccagcggcgccagaTTTTGCTCGACTGCAACCAGCTGGcactccctcacccccgACATTCAGTGGATCCCGTACTTGCTGAAGGATGACTCTGAGGAGCATCACGGCCATGCAAACGGGAGACGAGATGAGAGTAGCGGCAAGGGCGCCCACATTGGGAGCGACGTGCGTGTTAACGCGCAGCCCCCACGCGCTGTACTGCAAGGGGCCGCGCGGAGTGCAGCAGTTATGATAGTCGGCATGCGTCACATTCGTGAAGCGCTGTTGGCGACGGCGGTAGCGACGACTACCGTTAGTGCAGACGACACCGGCAGAAGCAGTCGACATCGCTCTCGTCGTggccgccatcgcagctCGAGTAGGTCCCGGTCCTTATACGCGCGGTCCGACTCCGTCTCCAGCGATGCGAGCGCTGAAGCGTCTCTGGACTCGACGCCGCGCAGTTACCACCGTCCTCGGCGCCAATCACAAGAGGAACGAAAGACGAGGGAGTGGCGGCGCCGTGAATCTCGCGAAGCGCACAGGCAGCAGTTCTCGACCGTGGTGCCTCTTGATGGCGCTCGCCATAGCAGCACGCCCAACAGCCTCCATGGACTCGGCCACATTAAGGGCGGCGAATTGCCGTCcacctcctttgcctccacGGCACTGCCATCGcgctcgcagcggcgcagttcGGGTGTCGGAGGCTCGCGGCTCGcaactacagcagcagcaactgaaACTGCCGCGTCAGATGGTGCTTGGGTGTATCCCGCCCCACCGCCATCAGAGCGCGTCCACATCTACCCCTGCGCGGGCGAACGCGGCCACGACAGCGAGTACTTGGTGGGCAATGGCGGAAGCGCCACTGTGGagcttggcgctgctgtgtcgCCGCTACGCTATCATCAATACTCGGCGGCGACAACCGATGCATCTACCACTGCTACTTCGTTTCACGTGCACCGCAAGCTCGAGTGGCGGACCACTGAGACAACAACGCCGGTGCAGGTCAATATAAGGGTCATACCGGCCGACAGACCTGCGGAGTCGAAGGATGCACTCAATCGACTGAAGAATGAGTCCACTTCTCCTACATCTTTAGCACAGctcgtggcgcagcgcacagcCTCACCGAGGACGCACTCTCGACTACCTCCATCTTACTCGCCTTGCTCTGCAGCAGTCGCTACTGCTCGCAGCGCGTCACAGGTACACGAGACACCCCTCACGCACGAAGAAGCCGAAGCGCGGCTGCACATCGTTATGGCTCATAGCTGCCAGCTAGTGCGCATCTTGTGTGACCACTACGAGCGCCTGCGTGAGTTAGAGTGGGAGAGCAAGCAGCATTTGCTCGCCACCACGATCAGGGCTGCAGCCGGTGAAGATGGGGCCATgccagtagcagcagcagctcccgtAACAGCGGCGAGCATAATGACCAGTGCAACAGTCCCCAACAATACCGCAGGCCCCGTCAattccccttcccctacGCAGtcgtcgccctctctctcggccTCCACTGTGTCTGCTCACACAGAGATGAGCAGCGAAGTGGCCATGAGCCCATCGGCACAGATACCGTCAACGCCCACCACTGCGGGGGCTGCAGAGATCTTAGACACGTACGCACCGTCGTCCCCTTCGCTGAGGCAGCAGCCGGAGTGGGAGAAAAGGAGTACGAGGAGCAGTCGAACAAGTCCCGCACCCtcttcggcagcagcgtcgtaCGCATCACAGTTCCCAGCGCGTCCGCTGTCTGCCCATCACGTGTCACCGGCCGCCTTAGATGACGgcagtgccgctggcgcgctGACCACCtcgcctgctgccgcggctgctcctAAAGTTCCAGCTTCTACAGGTGCACCAGCCCCACGCCTACCGGCACATGagtcgcagctgctctctccGCCGCCCGTTCGGTCCTGGGCGTCATCGTACCAGCAACGGATTGCAGCtacggtggtggaggagtaCGCTGAGTGCACCCCGCCCATGGCGCGCCAAGCGTACAGTCGCCACTCCCACGGTACCACCTGCCCACTGCTCTCTCCGTCCGAAGAGTCGGCTGAGGAGGTCGCAGAGGAGAGTGCGACTAGCGACTTCGGCTACAAAATCGCGGCGGTCAGTACCTGCCGTAAGCACAGTACGCATTACAgcaccgacagcagcagcagctcctccaccgccacctacCTCGTGGCAGAGAACGTGGAGTTACGTGCTTCATCAGGCACGGCCACAATCACCACTGTGTCCACAGTTACTGCGAACGATCCGCTCTTCTGA